From Bos taurus isolate L1 Dominette 01449 registration number 42190680 breed Hereford chromosome 29, ARS-UCD2.0, whole genome shotgun sequence, a single genomic window includes:
- the OR8A1G gene encoding olfactory receptor family 8 subfamily A member 1G, whose product MATENHSTVTEFILQGLTDRPELQLPLFFLFLGIYLVTMIGNLGVITLICLNAHLHTPMYYFLSNLSFVDLCYSSVITPKMLVNFVSAKNIISYAGCMAQLYFFLVFVIAECYMLTVMAYDRYVAICRPLLYNINMSHQVCSLLVAGVYAIGFIGSTIETGLMLKQSYCEGLISYYFCEILPLMKLTCSSTYHVEMTVFIFAVFNFIVTSSTVLISYAFILSSILCISTTEGRSKAFSTCSSHFAAVGIFYGTTAFMYLKPSTASSLAQENVASVFYTTVIPMLNPLIYSLRNKEVKVAIQKTLRVKSF is encoded by the coding sequence ATGGCTACAGAAAATCACTCTACAGTGACAGAGTTCATTCTTCAGGGTTTGACAGATCGGCCAGAGCTTCAGCTCccacttttcttcctcttccttgggATCTACTTGGTTACCATGATAGGGAACCTGGGCGTGATAACACTGATTTGTCTGAATGCCCACcttcacacccccatgtactacTTCCTCAGCAACCTGTCCTTTGTGGATCTCTGCTACTCCTCTGTCATTACCCCTAAGATGCTGGTGAACTTTGTGTCAGCGAAGAACATCATCTCCTATGCAGGGTGCATGGCCCAGCTCTACTTCTTCCTGGTGTTTGTCATTGCTGAGTGTTACATGCTgacagtgatggcctatgaccgctatgttgcCATCTGCAGACCTTTGCTTTACAACATCAACATGTCTCATCAAGTCTGCTCCCTTCTGGTAGCTGGGGTCTATGCCATAGGGTTCATTGGTTCAACTATAGAGACTGGCCTCATGTTGAAACAGTCCTACTGTGAAGGCCTCATCAGTTATTACTTCTGTGAAATCCTCCCCCTCATGAAGCTAACATGCTCTAGCACCTACCATGTTGAGATGACAGTCTTCATTTTTGCTGTATTCAACTTCATAGTCACCAGTTCAACAGTCCTAATTTCCTATGCCTTCATCCTGTCCAGTATCCTCTGCATCAGTACCACAGAGGGAAGGTCCAAAGCCTTCAGCACATGCAGCTCACACTTTGCAGCCGTGGGGATTTTCTATGGAACAACCGCCTTCATGTACTTGAAACCCTCCACGGCCAGTTCCCTGGCCCAGGAGAATGTGGCCTCCGTGTTCTACACCACAGtgatccccatgctgaaccccctgATCTACAGCTTGAGGAATAAGGAGGTAAAGGTGGCCATCCAGAAAACTCTGAGGGTAAAATCCTTTTGA